A region of Burkholderiales bacterium JOSHI_001 DNA encodes the following proteins:
- a CDS encoding Protein of unknown function (DUF938) (PFAM: Protein of unknown function (DUF938)) — MTDDPRRHSPAAERNRGPILAELQRLLPAHGLLLEVASGTGQHAAFCTDGLPGWQWLPTDFDADALPSIRAWCAGLDRVLPPLALDVLQPQWPGVPAAVDAIYCANMIHIAPWACCAGLMQGAARHLAPQGLLLTYGPYLEDGISTSPGNVAFDADLRSRNPAWGIRRREDVEQVAARAGLVLRERVAMPANNLLLAWGRAPAAQA, encoded by the coding sequence ATGACCGACGACCCCCGCCGCCACAGCCCTGCCGCCGAGCGCAACCGCGGGCCCATCCTGGCCGAGCTGCAGCGCCTGCTTCCCGCGCACGGCCTGCTGCTGGAAGTGGCCAGCGGCACCGGCCAGCACGCGGCCTTCTGCACCGACGGGCTGCCGGGCTGGCAGTGGCTGCCCACCGACTTCGACGCCGACGCCCTGCCCTCGATCCGCGCCTGGTGCGCGGGCCTGGACCGCGTGCTGCCGCCGCTGGCCCTGGACGTGCTGCAGCCCCAATGGCCCGGCGTGCCGGCCGCGGTGGACGCGATCTACTGCGCCAACATGATCCACATCGCGCCCTGGGCCTGCTGCGCCGGCCTGATGCAGGGCGCGGCGCGGCACCTGGCGCCGCAGGGTCTGCTGCTCACCTACGGCCCCTACCTGGAAGACGGCATTTCCACCTCGCCGGGCAATGTCGCCTTCGACGCCGACCTGCGTTCACGCAATCCGGCCTGGGGCATACGCCGCCGAGAAGACGTGGAACAGGTGGCCGCACGGGCCGGGCTGGTGCTGCGCGAACGCGTGGCCATGCCGGCCAACAACCTGCTGCTGGCCTGGGGCCGTGCGCCGGCGGCCCAAGCGTGA
- a CDS encoding serine/threonine protein kinase involved in cell cycle control (PFAM: RIO1 family) produces the protein MKAPARLQALVAEGLIDSVVRQLKSGKEADVYVVRSGELTLAAKIYKEAQQRNFRQAVDYTENRKVRNSRQARAMAKGTKFGREQREAAWQSAEVDALYRLAAAGVRVPRPLNFHDGVLLMDLVTDADGDAAPRLNDLPFGPEDARRHHATLVGEVVRMLCAGVIHGDLSEFNILLADDGPVIIDLPQAVDAAGNNHAPRMLMRDVDNLRHFFGRFAPELLATQYGPEMWALYAGGRLAPDTALTGRYEHQAGAVDLSGVLREIEDARLEEAARVLRMA, from the coding sequence ATGAAAGCCCCCGCCCGCCTGCAGGCCCTTGTGGCCGAAGGCCTGATCGACAGCGTTGTGCGCCAGCTGAAAAGCGGCAAGGAAGCCGATGTGTACGTGGTGCGCAGCGGCGAACTCACGCTGGCCGCGAAGATCTACAAGGAAGCCCAGCAGCGCAACTTCCGCCAGGCGGTGGACTACACCGAAAACCGCAAGGTGCGCAACAGCCGCCAGGCGCGTGCCATGGCCAAGGGCACCAAGTTCGGCCGCGAGCAGCGCGAAGCCGCCTGGCAAAGCGCCGAGGTGGACGCGCTGTACCGCCTGGCCGCCGCTGGCGTGCGCGTGCCGCGGCCGCTGAACTTCCACGACGGCGTGCTGCTGATGGACCTGGTGACCGATGCCGACGGCGACGCCGCCCCGCGCCTGAACGACCTGCCCTTCGGTCCCGAGGACGCCAGGCGGCACCACGCCACCCTGGTTGGCGAGGTGGTGCGCATGCTGTGCGCGGGCGTTATCCACGGCGACCTGTCCGAGTTCAACATCCTGCTGGCCGACGATGGCCCGGTGATCATCGACCTGCCGCAGGCCGTGGATGCCGCCGGCAACAACCACGCCCCGCGCATGCTGATGCGCGACGTGGACAACCTGCGCCACTTCTTCGGCCGCTTCGCGCCCGAACTGCTGGCCACGCAGTACGGCCCCGAAATGTGGGCGCTGTACGCCGGTGGCCGCCTGGCCCCGGACACCGCCCTGACCGGCCGCTACGAACACCAGGCCGGCGCGGTGGACCTGAGCGGCGTGCTGCGCGAAATTGAAGACGCCCGCCTGGAAGAAGCCGCCCGCGTGCTGCGCATGGCCTGA
- a CDS encoding transcriptional regulator (PFAM: Bacterial regulatory proteins, gntR family; FCD domain), producing the protein MAAVGSPASGLDGFPVLRVGARLSEQLADALVAGIGEGRFQPGQRLPTEAALVERFGVSRTVVREALSRLKTLGLLESRQGSGAYIRQPDARQAERLQLKTDGSVAAVLQMVEVRRALEAEAAALAAARRTARAVKQMRQALRAIDTAAAGGGDGVAEDVAFHAAIARAAGNPYLLATLAYLNQFLLDATRVTRANEATRADLAEQVRQEHAAVLAAIEAGDVAAARLAGAAHMVNAAQRIGRADPAFWKSQGLSLARRLRAELGAAPTPPTPTVRRRGLPSRLQGRKP; encoded by the coding sequence ATGGCGGCAGTCGGCAGCCCGGCCTCGGGTCTGGACGGTTTTCCTGTGCTGCGCGTTGGTGCCCGGCTGTCCGAACAATTGGCCGACGCGCTGGTGGCGGGCATCGGCGAAGGCCGTTTCCAGCCCGGCCAGCGCCTGCCCACCGAAGCGGCGCTGGTGGAACGCTTCGGCGTCAGCCGCACCGTGGTGCGTGAAGCCCTGTCGCGGCTGAAGACCCTGGGTCTGCTGGAATCCCGCCAGGGTTCGGGCGCCTACATCCGCCAACCGGACGCGCGCCAGGCCGAACGCCTGCAACTCAAGACCGACGGTTCGGTGGCCGCCGTGCTGCAGATGGTGGAAGTGCGCCGCGCCCTGGAAGCGGAAGCCGCTGCGCTGGCCGCCGCGCGCCGCACGGCGCGGGCGGTGAAGCAGATGCGCCAGGCCCTGCGCGCCATCGACACCGCGGCGGCTGGCGGCGGCGACGGCGTGGCCGAGGACGTGGCCTTCCATGCCGCCATTGCCCGGGCCGCCGGCAACCCCTACCTGCTGGCCACGCTGGCCTACCTGAACCAGTTCCTGCTGGACGCCACCCGCGTCACGCGCGCCAACGAAGCCACCCGCGCCGACCTGGCCGAGCAGGTGCGCCAGGAGCATGCCGCCGTGCTGGCCGCCATCGAAGCCGGCGACGTGGCCGCCGCGCGCCTGGCCGGCGCCGCGCACATGGTGAACGCGGCCCAGCGCATCGGGCGCGCCGACCCGGCGTTCTGGAAGTCGCAAGGCCTCAGCCTGGCGCGGCGCCTGCGCGCCGAACTGGGTGCTGCGCCCACCCCACCCACCCCGACGGTGCGCCGGCGGGGCCTTCCGTCCCGTCTTCAAGGCAGAAAGCCATGA
- a CDS encoding beta-hydroxyacid dehydrogenase, 3-hydroxyisobutyrate dehydrogenase (PFAM: NAD binding domain of 6-phosphogluconate dehydrogenase) — protein sequence MSKPPIGVIGLGAMGRGMAGSLRRAGHPVHVCDVRMDAAQAFAAEGGTAWATPAELAAYCEVIVSVVVNAVQTEALLFGDHGAAAAMKPGSLFVMCSTVDPNWSVALEARLAEKGLLYLDAPISGGAAKAASGQMTMMTAGTPAAYAKAGGALDAMAAKVYRLGDRAGNGSKVKIINQLLAGVHIAAAAEAMALGLREGVNADALYEVITNSAGNSWMFENRMAHVLAGDYTPLSAVDIFVKDLGLVLDTARASKFPLPLSATAHQMFMQASTAGFAKEDDSAVIKIFPGISLPETKA from the coding sequence ATGAGCAAACCCCCCATCGGTGTCATCGGCCTGGGGGCCATGGGCCGCGGCATGGCCGGGTCGCTGCGGCGCGCGGGCCACCCCGTGCATGTGTGTGACGTGCGCATGGACGCCGCGCAGGCCTTCGCGGCCGAAGGCGGCACGGCCTGGGCCACGCCGGCCGAGCTGGCCGCGTACTGCGAGGTGATCGTCAGCGTGGTGGTCAACGCCGTGCAGACCGAAGCACTGCTGTTCGGCGACCACGGCGCCGCCGCCGCCATGAAGCCCGGCAGCCTGTTCGTGATGTGCTCGACCGTGGACCCGAACTGGTCGGTGGCGCTGGAAGCGCGGTTGGCAGAAAAGGGCCTGCTGTACCTGGACGCCCCGATTTCCGGTGGTGCCGCCAAGGCCGCCAGCGGCCAGATGACCATGATGACCGCCGGCACGCCCGCGGCCTATGCCAAGGCCGGCGGCGCACTCGACGCCATGGCGGCCAAGGTCTACAGGCTGGGCGACCGCGCCGGCAACGGCAGCAAGGTGAAGATCATCAACCAGCTGCTGGCCGGCGTGCACATCGCCGCCGCGGCCGAGGCCATGGCCCTGGGCCTGCGCGAAGGCGTGAACGCCGATGCGCTGTACGAGGTCATCACGAACAGCGCCGGCAACAGCTGGATGTTCGAGAACCGCATGGCCCATGTGCTGGCGGGCGACTACACGCCGCTGTCGGCGGTGGACATCTTCGTGAAGGACCTGGGCCTGGTGCTGGACACCGCCCGCGCCAGCAAATTCCCGCTGCCGCTGTCGGCCACCGCGCACCAGATGTTCATGCAGGCCAGCACCGCGGGCTTCGCCAAGGAAGACGACAGCGCGGTGATCAAGATCTTCCCGGGCATCTCCTTGCCGGAGACCAAGGCATGA
- a CDS encoding hypothetical protein (PFAM: Protein of unknown function, DUF1537), with translation MILGCIADDFTGATDLANNLVRHGMRTVQTIGVPTDAAEPLDADAVVVALKSRTIAPADAVAQSLAALRWLQGQGVAQVYFKYCSTFDSTPQGNIGPVTDALLDALHGPDQGFTIVCPAFPENQRTVFKGHLFVGDVLLSDSGMRNHPLTPMTDANLVRVMQAQTRRRVGLVAQDVVARGPDAIRERFAELQAQGVGVAVLDAVDNADLLRIGPALAGLLLVTAGSGIAIGLPPNWAQRLNRAAGAAQLPAAAGLKAVVSGSCSVATNAQVRQFIQAGRPAFAVDPLAVAAGTDVVAQALAALVPGLQGGPVLAYATAEPDAVKAVQAQLGTEKAGALVEDTLSRIALGLVRSGVRQLVVAGGETSGAVVQALGVRRMAIGPQIDPGVPWTAVQSPAAGGQTLHLALKSGNFGSTDFFTKAFTLLEPGR, from the coding sequence ATGATTCTCGGCTGCATTGCGGACGATTTCACCGGCGCGACGGACCTGGCCAACAACCTGGTGCGCCACGGCATGCGCACGGTGCAGACCATCGGCGTGCCCACCGACGCCGCAGAACCGCTTGACGCCGACGCGGTGGTGGTGGCCTTGAAGTCGCGCACCATCGCGCCGGCCGATGCGGTGGCGCAGTCCCTGGCCGCGCTGCGCTGGCTGCAGGGCCAGGGCGTGGCGCAGGTCTACTTCAAGTACTGCTCCACCTTCGATTCCACGCCGCAGGGCAACATCGGCCCGGTCACCGACGCGCTGCTGGACGCATTGCACGGCCCTGACCAGGGTTTCACCATCGTCTGCCCGGCCTTCCCGGAAAACCAGCGCACGGTGTTCAAGGGTCACCTCTTCGTGGGTGATGTGCTGCTGTCCGACAGCGGCATGCGCAACCACCCGCTCACGCCCATGACCGACGCCAACCTGGTGCGGGTGATGCAGGCCCAGACCCGCCGCCGCGTCGGCCTGGTGGCACAGGATGTGGTGGCGCGCGGACCGGATGCCATCCGCGAGCGTTTTGCCGAACTGCAGGCGCAGGGTGTGGGCGTGGCGGTGCTGGACGCGGTGGACAACGCCGACCTGCTGCGCATCGGCCCCGCGCTGGCCGGCCTGTTGCTGGTGACCGCCGGCTCGGGCATCGCCATCGGCCTGCCGCCGAACTGGGCCCAGCGGCTGAACCGCGCGGCCGGCGCGGCGCAGTTGCCGGCGGCTGCGGGCCTGAAGGCCGTGGTCTCGGGCAGCTGCTCGGTGGCCACCAACGCCCAGGTGCGCCAGTTCATCCAGGCCGGCCGGCCCGCGTTCGCGGTGGACCCGCTGGCCGTGGCCGCGGGCACCGACGTGGTGGCCCAGGCCCTGGCCGCGCTGGTGCCGGGCCTGCAGGGCGGCCCGGTGCTGGCCTACGCCACCGCCGAGCCCGACGCGGTGAAAGCGGTGCAGGCGCAACTGGGCACCGAAAAGGCGGGCGCGCTGGTGGAAGACACGCTGTCGCGCATCGCGCTGGGCTTGGTGCGCTCCGGCGTGCGCCAGTTGGTGGTGGCCGGCGGTGAAACCTCGGGCGCCGTGGTGCAGGCCCTGGGTGTGCGGCGCATGGCCATCGGCCCCCAGATCGACCCCGGCGTGCCCTGGACCGCGGTGCAGTCACCCGCGGCCGGCGGGCAGACCCTGCACCTGGCGCTGAAGTCGGGCAACTTCGGCAGCACCGACTTCTTCACCAAGGCGTTCACGCTGCTGGAGCCTGGGCGATGA
- a CDS encoding ribulose-5-phosphate 4-epimerase-like epimerase or aldolase (PFAM: Class II Aldolase and Adducin N-terminal domain), with product MSSALREEICRVGASLYARGYVHASAGNISVRLPEGGFLITPTDACLGALDPARLAELDAAGQQLSGDRASKTLALHRRIYAADPDAACVIHTHSTHLVALTLAGVHSPDDILPPITPYFVMKVGHVPLIPYHRPGDPAAADIVAQRIEAQRAAGRPIRAVMMERLGPNVWQRSPAEASAVLEELEETARLWLLTRPAPLTDAQIDELRTQFGARW from the coding sequence ATGAGCAGCGCCTTGCGCGAAGAAATCTGCCGCGTCGGCGCGTCGCTGTACGCGCGCGGCTACGTGCACGCCAGCGCCGGCAACATCAGCGTGCGGCTGCCCGAGGGCGGCTTCCTCATCACCCCCACCGACGCCTGCCTGGGCGCGCTGGACCCGGCGCGCCTGGCCGAGTTGGACGCTGCAGGCCAGCAACTGAGCGGCGACCGCGCGTCCAAGACCCTGGCGCTGCACCGCCGCATCTATGCCGCCGACCCCGACGCGGCCTGCGTCATCCACACCCATTCCACCCACCTGGTGGCGCTGACCCTGGCCGGGGTGCACAGCCCCGACGACATCCTGCCGCCGATCACGCCCTACTTCGTCATGAAGGTGGGCCACGTGCCGCTGATCCCCTACCACCGCCCCGGCGACCCCGCGGCGGCCGACATCGTGGCGCAGCGCATCGAAGCCCAGCGCGCGGCCGGCCGGCCGATCCGCGCCGTGATGATGGAACGCCTGGGCCCCAACGTCTGGCAGCGCAGCCCGGCCGAGGCCAGCGCGGTGCTGGAAGAGCTGGAAGAAACCGCGCGGCTGTGGCTGCTGACCCGGCCCGCGCCGCTGACCGATGCGCAGATCGATGAACTGAGAACCCAATTCGGCGCTCGCTGGTGA
- a CDS encoding homoserine acetyltransferase (PFAM: alpha/beta hydrolase fold) — MSKLLRCIATFCLGLAAWAGATAQPASYPAPQQGSWVARDFRFHTGEVMPELRIAYTTVGNPQGEPVLVLHGTTGNAGSMLTPVFAGELFGPGQPLDASRYFIILPDALGTGASAKPSDGLRARFPRYNYDDMVDAQHRLLTEHLGVKHVRAIIGNSMGGMHTWIWAQKHPRFMDLAVPMASLPAPMSGRNWMMRRLIIDSIRNDPEWQGGNYSQPPRSWQFASVFYGIGTNGGNQGLYKLAPNREKADAVLDQRLKGPFPGDANDHLYQWDASRDYNPEGGLERIEAAVLAINSADDERNPPELGLMDAALRRIKNGRALLIPGSPDTVGHGTAVRAKAWKQEFADALAKAPRLAPSAMADAGATTTTTTAARP; from the coding sequence ATGAGCAAGCTGTTGCGCTGTATCGCCACCTTCTGCCTGGGACTGGCCGCGTGGGCCGGCGCCACGGCGCAGCCGGCCAGCTACCCGGCCCCGCAACAAGGCAGCTGGGTGGCGCGGGACTTCCGCTTCCACACCGGCGAGGTCATGCCCGAGCTGCGCATCGCCTACACCACCGTGGGCAACCCGCAGGGCGAGCCGGTGCTGGTGCTGCACGGCACCACCGGCAACGCCGGCAGCATGCTCACGCCGGTGTTCGCCGGTGAACTGTTCGGCCCCGGCCAGCCGCTGGACGCCAGCCGCTACTTCATCATCCTGCCCGACGCGCTGGGCACCGGCGCCAGCGCCAAGCCGTCCGACGGCCTGCGGGCGCGCTTTCCGCGCTACAACTACGACGACATGGTGGACGCGCAGCACCGCCTGCTGACCGAACACCTGGGCGTGAAGCATGTGCGCGCCATCATCGGCAACTCCATGGGGGGCATGCACACCTGGATCTGGGCCCAGAAGCACCCGCGCTTCATGGACCTGGCGGTGCCGATGGCGTCGCTGCCGGCGCCCATGTCCGGGCGCAACTGGATGATGCGCCGGCTGATCATCGACTCCATCCGCAACGACCCCGAATGGCAGGGCGGCAACTACAGCCAGCCCCCGCGCAGCTGGCAGTTTGCGTCGGTCTTCTACGGCATCGGCACCAACGGCGGCAACCAGGGCCTGTACAAGCTGGCGCCCAACCGCGAAAAGGCCGACGCCGTGCTGGACCAGCGCCTGAAGGGCCCCTTCCCGGGCGACGCCAACGACCACCTCTACCAGTGGGACGCGTCGCGCGACTACAACCCCGAAGGCGGGCTGGAACGCATCGAAGCCGCGGTGCTGGCCATCAACAGCGCCGACGACGAACGCAACCCACCCGAACTGGGCCTGATGGACGCGGCCCTGCGCCGCATCAAGAACGGCCGCGCGCTGCTGATTCCCGGCAGCCCCGACACCGTGGGCCACGGCACCGCGGTGCGCGCCAAGGCTTGGAAGCAGGAGTTCGCCGACGCCTTGGCCAAGGCGCCGCGCCTGGCCCCCAGCGCCATGGCCGATGCTGGCGCCACCACCACCACCACCACCGCCGCACGCCCCTGA
- a CDS encoding hydroxypyruvate isomerase (PFAM: Xylose isomerase-like TIM barrel) has translation MPRFAANLSMLYNEHEFLDRFAAAAADGFKAVEYLFPYAFDAQALKQRLADHGLQQVLFNAPPGNWETGERGLACLPGRQDEFRRGIEQALQYAQALDCPRVHVMAGLAPAGMDRARLQATYEDNLAWAAPLAAALGRDLLIEPINTRDIPGFFLNRQDEAHRIVQAIAAPNLKVQMDLYHLQIVEGDVAMKIRQYLPTGRVGHLQIAGVPQRHEPDLGELHHPYLFQVIDEVSAACGWDGWVGCEYRPARGAVAGGTSNGLGWLKGL, from the coding sequence ATGCCCCGCTTCGCCGCCAACCTGTCCATGCTCTACAACGAGCATGAGTTCCTGGACCGCTTTGCCGCCGCCGCCGCCGACGGCTTCAAGGCGGTGGAGTACCTGTTCCCCTATGCCTTCGACGCCCAGGCCCTGAAGCAGCGCCTGGCCGACCACGGCCTGCAGCAGGTGCTGTTCAATGCGCCGCCGGGCAACTGGGAGACGGGCGAGCGTGGCCTGGCCTGCTTGCCTGGGCGGCAGGACGAATTCCGCCGCGGCATCGAGCAGGCGCTGCAGTACGCCCAGGCCCTGGACTGCCCGCGCGTGCATGTCATGGCCGGCCTGGCGCCGGCCGGCATGGACCGCGCGCGCCTGCAGGCCACCTACGAGGACAACCTGGCCTGGGCCGCACCGCTGGCGGCGGCGCTGGGGCGCGACCTGCTGATCGAGCCCATCAACACGCGCGACATCCCCGGCTTCTTCCTGAACCGCCAGGACGAGGCCCACCGCATCGTGCAGGCCATCGCCGCACCCAACCTGAAGGTGCAGATGGACCTGTACCACCTGCAGATCGTGGAAGGCGACGTGGCGATGAAGATCCGCCAGTACCTGCCCACCGGCCGGGTGGGCCACCTCCAGATCGCTGGCGTGCCGCAGCGCCACGAGCCCGACCTGGGCGAGTTGCACCACCCTTACCTGTTCCAGGTGATCGACGAGGTGTCCGCCGCCTGCGGCTGGGACGGTTGGGTGGGCTGCGAATACCGGCCCGCGCGCGGCGCGGTGGCCGGTGGCACCTCGAACGGGCTGGGCTGGCTGAAGGGGCTTTGA
- a CDS encoding lactoylglutathione lyase (PFAM: Glyoxalase/Bleomycin resistance protein/Dioxygenase superfamily~TIGRFAM: lactoylglutathione lyase) — MKYLHTMVRVSDVDASLRFYRDALGLEVLRRRDVPAGRFTLIFLAAPGDADAQVELTHNWDPEAYSGGRNFGHLAYAVDDIYATCRRLQDHGVTINRPPRDGRMAFVRSPDGISVELLQAGDALAPAEPWLSMPNVGSW, encoded by the coding sequence ATGAAATACCTGCACACCATGGTGCGCGTCAGTGACGTGGACGCTTCGCTGCGCTTTTATCGCGACGCGCTGGGCCTGGAAGTGCTGCGCCGCCGCGACGTGCCGGCCGGCCGCTTCACGCTGATCTTCCTGGCCGCACCGGGCGACGCCGATGCCCAGGTGGAGCTCACCCACAACTGGGACCCCGAGGCCTACAGCGGCGGGCGCAACTTCGGTCACCTGGCCTATGCGGTGGACGACATCTACGCCACCTGCCGGCGACTTCAGGACCACGGAGTCACCATCAACCGCCCGCCACGCGACGGCCGCATGGCTTTTGTGCGTTCCCCCGACGGCATATCGGTGGAACTGCTGCAGGCCGGCGACGCGCTGGCGCCGGCCGAGCCCTGGCTGTCCATGCCCAACGTCGGCAGCTGGTAG
- a CDS encoding ABC-type branched-chain amino acid transport system, periplasmic component (PFAM: Receptor family ligand binding region): MRFIPFAKAVGTALACATLLATVPARAQDKPAELKIGISTFTSGAASVFGVPGKAAAELLIDEINAKGGIGGVKVVPTFIDEGIGGDKLLSEYRRLVQEQGVKTMLSAISSGNCNIVAPVAEDLKILNVMWDCGTEKILENKRFKYVVRTQANATTEMVATVLYLLKMKPNFNSIAVVNQDYAWGRDSWEIFINTLRVFKPDIKVVAEMFPKLGASDFSTEISRLQALKPDVVLNTSWGGDLDTFMRQAGQRGLLKQGATFVMPLLESSLERLGDAVPEGIIAGARGDHYWLHPETANDPAHKDFIAKFKAKTGAYPIYPTYHMAQALTGLKAGYEAAIKANGGKWPAPDQVAEAMRKMKFKGYGREITMREDGQGLEAQLLGVTKRTPKYPFAVLDKMVIVPAELVTTPVGEKSPTWVKGINPAILKVLTSDQLKTHDFK; this comes from the coding sequence ATGCGATTCATCCCCTTCGCCAAGGCCGTAGGCACCGCGCTGGCCTGCGCCACGCTGCTGGCCACCGTGCCGGCCCGCGCGCAGGACAAGCCGGCCGAGCTGAAGATCGGCATCTCCACCTTCACCTCGGGCGCCGCATCGGTGTTCGGCGTGCCGGGCAAGGCGGCGGCCGAGCTCCTGATCGACGAGATCAACGCCAAGGGCGGCATCGGCGGGGTGAAGGTGGTGCCCACCTTCATCGACGAAGGCATCGGCGGCGACAAACTGCTGAGCGAATACCGCCGCCTGGTGCAGGAGCAGGGTGTCAAGACCATGCTGTCGGCCATTTCCAGCGGCAACTGCAACATCGTGGCGCCGGTGGCCGAGGACCTGAAGATCCTGAACGTGATGTGGGACTGCGGCACCGAAAAGATCCTGGAGAACAAGCGCTTCAAGTACGTGGTGCGCACCCAGGCCAATGCCACCACCGAGATGGTGGCCACGGTGCTGTACCTGCTGAAGATGAAGCCCAACTTCAACAGCATCGCGGTGGTGAACCAGGACTACGCCTGGGGCCGCGACAGCTGGGAAATCTTCATCAACACGCTGCGCGTGTTCAAGCCGGACATCAAGGTGGTGGCCGAGATGTTCCCCAAGCTGGGCGCCAGCGACTTCTCCACCGAGATCTCGCGCCTGCAGGCCTTGAAGCCCGACGTGGTGCTGAACACCAGCTGGGGCGGCGACCTGGACACCTTCATGCGCCAGGCCGGCCAGCGCGGCCTGCTCAAGCAGGGCGCCACCTTCGTGATGCCGCTGCTGGAAAGCAGCCTGGAACGCCTGGGCGACGCGGTGCCTGAAGGCATCATCGCCGGCGCGCGCGGCGACCACTACTGGCTGCACCCCGAAACCGCCAACGACCCGGCGCACAAGGATTTCATCGCCAAGTTCAAGGCCAAGACCGGCGCCTACCCCATCTACCCCACCTACCACATGGCCCAGGCGCTCACTGGGCTGAAGGCGGGCTATGAAGCGGCCATCAAGGCCAACGGCGGCAAGTGGCCGGCGCCCGACCAGGTGGCCGAGGCCATGCGCAAGATGAAGTTCAAGGGCTATGGCCGCGAGATCACCATGCGCGAAGACGGCCAGGGCCTGGAAGCGCAGTTGCTGGGCGTGACCAAGCGCACCCCGAAGTACCCCTTCGCGGTGCTGGACAAGATGGTCATCGTGCCGGCGGAACTGGTCACCACACCGGTGGGCGAGAAGTCGCCCACCTGGGTGAAGGGCATCAACCCGGCCATCCTGAAGGTGCTGACCAGCGATCAGCTCAAGACGCACGACTTCAAGTGA
- a CDS encoding branched-chain amino acid ABC-type transport system, permease component (PFAM: Branched-chain amino acid transport system / permease component): MDASLIALALMDGVSYAALLFLVALGLTLIFGVMRILNIAHGSLYAWGGYFAATLGLGIANFGLPAWLGLPALFVAALVIGGLLGTVLEFALLRRILDKDPILQLLVTFAAFMVLEDLQRMIWGVQPVFVSEVVNQLGTISVAGVTYTRYQLLVLPAVAVGAFVGLRFFLGRTALGRQVTAVTHHREVATAMGVNTHRVTWLTIALGGALGALGGALASPTTSFTPGIGADMMVLSFAVVATAGLGQIGGAALAALMIGLARSFAVYLWPEMEVLVPYLIMVGVLLVRPEGLFSTAAARRI; the protein is encoded by the coding sequence ATGGATGCTTCACTGATTGCCCTGGCGCTGATGGACGGCGTGTCCTACGCCGCCCTGCTGTTCCTGGTGGCACTGGGCCTCACGCTCATCTTCGGCGTGATGCGCATCCTGAACATCGCGCACGGCAGCCTGTACGCCTGGGGCGGCTACTTCGCCGCCACGCTGGGGCTGGGCATCGCGAACTTCGGCCTGCCGGCCTGGCTGGGTCTGCCGGCGCTGTTCGTTGCCGCCCTGGTCATTGGCGGGCTGCTGGGCACGGTGCTCGAATTTGCGCTGCTGCGCCGCATCCTGGACAAGGACCCCATCCTGCAGTTGCTGGTGACCTTCGCCGCCTTCATGGTGCTGGAAGACCTGCAGCGGATGATCTGGGGCGTGCAGCCGGTGTTCGTCTCCGAGGTGGTGAACCAGTTGGGCACCATCAGCGTGGCCGGGGTCACTTACACCCGCTACCAGTTGCTGGTGCTGCCGGCGGTGGCGGTGGGGGCCTTTGTGGGCCTGCGCTTCTTCCTGGGCCGCACCGCGCTGGGCCGGCAGGTCACGGCCGTCACCCACCACCGCGAGGTGGCCACCGCCATGGGCGTGAACACCCACCGCGTCACCTGGCTCACCATCGCGCTGGGCGGTGCCCTCGGCGCGCTGGGCGGTGCCTTGGCCTCGCCCACCACCAGTTTCACGCCCGGCATCGGCGCCGACATGATGGTGCTGAGCTTCGCCGTGGTGGCGACCGCGGGCCTGGGCCAGATCGGCGGCGCGGCGCTGGCGGCACTGATGATCGGCCTGGCGCGTTCCTTTGCCGTCTACCTGTGGCCGGAGATGGAAGTGCTGGTGCCCTACCTCATCATGGTGGGCGTGCTGCTGGTGCGCCCTGAAGGCCTGTTTTCCACGGCCGCCGCCCGGCGCATTTGA